Proteins co-encoded in one Bremerella sp. TYQ1 genomic window:
- the rpsK gene encoding 30S ribosomal protein S11 — MAKVAKRKTRRNVQQGTVHIKATFNNTQVTITDSKGDTLCWASAGTCGFKGSRKSTPFAGQCAAQQAAEKALKFGLKEVDVKVNGPGSGRESAITALAAAGLTVKSIEDCTPIPHNGCRPPKKRRV; from the coding sequence GTGGCCAAGGTCGCAAAGCGAAAGACACGACGTAACGTCCAGCAAGGGACTGTCCATATCAAGGCAACCTTCAACAACACCCAGGTGACCATCACCGACAGCAAGGGTGACACGTTGTGCTGGGCCAGCGCTGGGACTTGTGGTTTCAAAGGAAGCCGTAAGAGCACCCCGTTCGCTGGACAGTGTGCTGCTCAGCAAGCGGCTGAAAAGGCCTTGAAGTTTGGTCTGAAGGAAGTCGACGTCAAAGTCAACGGTCCTGGTAGCGGTCGCGAAAGTGCGATCACCGCTCTGGCAGCCGCTGGTCTGACGGTCAAATCGATCGAAGATTGCACCCCGATCCCGCACAATGGTTGCCGCCCCCCGAAGAAGCGTCGCGTCTAG